One segment of Bacteroidota bacterium DNA contains the following:
- a CDS encoding twin-arginine translocase TatA/TatE family subunit, with product MNLLMVLLGLMGGPELIIVGLAIAVLFGGKRIPELMKSMGSGVKELKKVTDKNEITKDIKDISSEFNNLKTGIKDMTSPTSFLKRDKK from the coding sequence ATGAATCTATTGATGGTACTCCTCGGCTTGATGGGTGGACCCGAATTAATAATTGTTGGTTTGGCAATAGCCGTATTGTTTGGTGGCAAACGAATCCCTGAGTTGATGAAGAGTATGGGATCCGGAGTTAAAGAACTCAAAAAAGTCACTGACAAAAATGAGATCACAAAGGATATTAAGGATATATCATCGGAATTTAACAATCTGAAAACCGGGATCAAGGATATGACATCTCCCACCAGTTTTTTAAAGCGTGATAAGAAATAA